The stretch of DNA GGGGGAGCGCGGCGACCCGCTCGAGTTCCTCCTGTTCGGGCCCGACCGACTGCGGGCGGCCGCTTCCGACGCCGGGTGGACGGTCGCCGCGGTGGACGCTCCGTCGACGGCCGACACCGGGTACTACCGGGCGGCGCTGCGGCGGGGTCAGAGCGGGTCGCCGCAGTAGTCACCGGTCCCGCCCACGGCCGTCCGCCAGCCACACTGCGGACGGTTCACGCGCGTCGACCCCGCGTCCCCGTCGTCGTCCCCGAGCGCCGACGCGGCGCCGAGGACGGCAGTACCGAGAAAAGTGGCCAGAAACCAGCCGAGAGGCCCCATCACGAGCAAGTCGACGGCGATGACGGCGACCGAGCAGGGCGTAGAGCACGAGTTCCGCCCCCCGCGTCGTGGCCGAGTTTACACCACTCACCGGAAAGCGCCTTCCGGAGACGCAAGTCGTGACTGCACCGACCCGACGGAGGAGGCTTAAGACCCTCGCCGCGGAAGTGTGGACGAATGCTTGCCGACACCAACGTCGCCCTCGGCGTCACGGGGAGCATCGCGGCGGTGACGACGGTGGAACTCGCCCACGAGCTCCGCCGGCAGGGGGCGAACGTCCGCGCCGTCACGACGCCGGGCGCCGAGGGCATCCTCCACCCGTGGGCGCTCCAGTTCGCGACCGACCGCGCCCCGGTGACGGAGATCACGGGCGCCGTCGAGCACGTCGCCCTCTGCGGGCGCGAGGGGTGGGCGGACGTGCTCCTGATCGCTCCCGCGACCGCGAACACCGTCGGGAAGATCGCCGCCGCGGTCGACGACACGCCCGTGACGACGTGTGCGACCACCGCCCTAGGCGCCGGCGTGCCGGTCGTCGTCGCCCCCGCGATGCACGAACCTATGTACGACCACCCCGGCGTCCTCGACGCCATCTCCACCGTCGAATCGTGGGGTGTCGACTTCGTGGACCCGCGGATCGAGGAGGGGAAGGCAAAGATCGCGAGCGAGGACGCCATCGTGACCGCGACGGCGCGGGCGACGACGCCCGCGACGCTCGCGGACCGGCACGTCGTCGTCACGAGCGGCGCGACGACGGAGTCGGTCGACCCGATCCGGACGCTCTCGAACCGCGCGTCGGGGCGAACCGGTCGCGCCGTCGCCCGCGCCTGTTACGTCCGTGGCGCGGACGTGACGCTCGTCCACGACGGCCCGAAGGTCCCCTACGCCGACGTACGCCGGGTCGAAAGCGCGTCGGAGATGCTCGACGCCGCGTCGTCCGCGGTCCGTGGCGACGGCGACCCCGCCGACGCCCTCGTCTCGGCCGCCGCGATCTCCGATTTCACGGTCGAGACGGCGTCGGCGAAGATCCGGTCGGGCGAGTCCCTGACGCTCGATCTGGAGCCGACGCCGAAGCTCCTCGACGCGGTGCGGGACGCCCACCCCGACCTCACCATGGTCGGGTTCAAGGCCGAGACGAGCGGCGACGACGACGCGCTGCTCGGTCGGGCGCGGGACCTTCGCGATCGGGTTGGCCTCGCGTTCGTCGTCGCAAACGACGCCACCGTGATGGGCGCCGACGAGACGCGGGCGCTGTTCGTCTTCGACGAACGAACGGAGACGTACGCGGGATCGAAGGCCGGCCTCGGCGGCCGCGTCGCCGACGCACTCGGGGCGGCGCTCGGCGACGGGGCGCCGTAAGTTGGTCCGATGCGCCGACTGAACGCGCGGAACGATCACGATGCCGCGGACTACCGTATAGCAATAGTTATGAAACCAGAACCGAACGATACAGGGTGATACGCATGCACAGGGGAGCCACCGCTGGAATCATCGGAGGTCGTCTACCTGATGGTGGCTGACGGGGGCGACGTGCTGGTCCCGGTCGGCGACTCGGAGACCCTCCGCCGGACGGTCACGTACGCGGTCGAGCAGGCACACGAGGCGGCCACCGAATCCGGGTCGGCGACGACGCTCCACTTCGTCTTTCCGGCACGCTGGCGCATCTTCGAGACCGATCGGGCGGCGGTCGACGCGGCGAACTCGCTCTTGAATCGGGTCGTCGCCTGGGCGGCGGAGGACCTCGACGAACTGATCGGCGAGGACGACCCCCCGACCGTCGACTTCGAGTCCGGGACCGTCGGCACGGGCGAGTACGTCTTCAGCCCCGCCGACTTCGCCGACGTCGTCGGCCGGTACGCCGACGCGAACGGCGTCGGACGGATCGTCGTCGACCCCTCTTTCCGTCCCGGCGGGAGCGCCCCCATCCTGCGCTCGTTCGAGGCGGAACTCGCGGAGCGAGGGTTCGACGTGCTGGAAGCCCCGGTCACGCGCCGCACTCGCCGTCGCCTCCCGTTCACCGACATCGGCGCCCCGGAGTTCGCGCTCGTGTTCTCCACTTCGTTCCTGTTCTATCTCGCGCTCGGCGGCTGGCTCGTCACCGACCCGTACGAACTGCTCACCGGCGTCGCCACCGCGGGCGTCGTTACGCTCACGCTCGCCCGCGTCGCGCTCAAGGGCGAACTGCCGGCTCTCCGGACCGTCGGCACGTCGCTCGTCAGGCTGGCGCTGTACACGCCGATCCTGCTCTGGGAGATCGCGAAGGCGAACGTCGCGCTCGCGTACGTGGTGTTACATCCGCGGCTGCCGATCGACCCGCGGGTCGTCGAGTTCGACGCCGCCGTCTGGGGCGACATGCCCGTCACCACCCTGGCCAACTCGATCACGCTGACGCCGGGGACGCTCACCGTCGACGTGGAGCGCCAGCATTTCCTGGTCCACGCCCTGATCCCCGACGCCGAGGACGACCTGTTGGAGGGAACGCTCGAACGGCTCGTCCGCTTCGTCTTCTACGGCCGCGAATCGGCGCGCATCGCCTCGCCGCGGGAACGGCTCGAAGACGCGGAAGGGGGGAGTTCGTGACCAGTCTCCCCCTCGTCGCCGCCGGCGGTCCGGACGTGACCGTCTCCTCGACGTTCTCGACCATCCTGCTCGTCGCCGCCGGCGCCTTCGCCCTCTTCGCGGTCGCCCTCCTCTACCGGGTGGTACGTGGCCCGACCACGCAGGACCGCATCGTCGCCATCAACGTCGTCGGGACGAACACGGTCATCGTCATCGCGTTGGTGAGCGTCGCCTTCGGCGAGTACGGCTACCTCGACGTGGCGCTGGTGTACGGCCTGCTCAACTTCGTCATGAGCATCGCCGTCTCGAAAATCTCCGTCGAGTGGGGGGGTGTCCTGTGACGCCGCTCGAAATAGTGGCGACCGTCTTCGTCTTCGTGGGGACCTTCTTCGGCCTCGTCGCCACGGTGGGGATCATCCGTTTGCCCGACCTCTACTCCCGCCTGCACGCGGCGTCGAAAAGCGACACGCTCGGCTCCGTCCTCTCGCTCGCCGGTCTCGCGATCGTGCTCGGGATCACCACCGAGTCGATGAAGCTCGTCTTCCTGCTCGTCTTCCTGTTCGTGACGAGTCCGACCGCCGCCCACGCCATCGCACGGGCCGCGAAAGAAGAGGAAGTCGAACCTGTCGGGGAGGGCGAGGCTCCCTGGACGGCCGGGACGGAGGAGGGCGAGCCATGAGCCTCTCCGTGCCCGTGGCGGTCGTCCTCCTGTTCATGCTCGGAAGCGCGCTCGCCGCCGCCGTGCTCCGCGACGTGGTGGGAAGTATCGTCGCCTTCGCCGGCTACAGCTTCGGCGTCGCCGTCCTCTGGGCGCTGCTCCGCGCGCCCGACGTGGCGCTCACGGAGGCCGCCGTCGGCGCCGGCATCACCACCGTCCTCTTTCTGCTCACCATCGCCCGGACCAGCGTCTCGCGATCCGAGCGGTTCGAGGGCATCAGCCTCCGCTCCGGGCTGGCGGTCGTCGCCATCGTCGTCACCGTCGGCGCGACGGTGCCGGCGCTCCCTCCGGTCGGCGCCTCGGGGACGCCCGTCCTCGCGGGCGACGTGAGCCAGTACTACCTGACGAACGCGTACGATCAGACGGGCGTGACCAACGTCGTGACCGCCGTGTTGGTCGGCTACCGCGGGTTCGACACCCTCGGCGAGGTGGCCGTCGTCTTCGCGGCCGGCGTCGCGATGTTGCTCGTCCTCCG from Haloplanus salinus encodes:
- a CDS encoding DUF4040 domain-containing protein, which produces MSLSVPVAVVLLFMLGSALAAAVLRDVVGSIVAFAGYSFGVAVLWALLRAPDVALTEAAVGAGITTVLFLLTIARTSVSRSERFEGISLRSGLAVVAIVVTVGATVPALPPVGASGTPVLAGDVSQYYLTNAYDQTGVTNVVTAVLVGYRGFDTLGEVAVVFAAGVAMLLVLRREAFV
- a CDS encoding monovalent cation/H+ antiporter subunit E yields the protein MVADGGDVLVPVGDSETLRRTVTYAVEQAHEAATESGSATTLHFVFPARWRIFETDRAAVDAANSLLNRVVAWAAEDLDELIGEDDPPTVDFESGTVGTGEYVFSPADFADVVGRYADANGVGRIVVDPSFRPGGSAPILRSFEAELAERGFDVLEAPVTRRTRRRLPFTDIGAPEFALVFSTSFLFYLALGGWLVTDPYELLTGVATAGVVTLTLARVALKGELPALRTVGTSLVRLALYTPILLWEIAKANVALAYVVLHPRLPIDPRVVEFDAAVWGDMPVTTLANSITLTPGTLTVDVERQHFLVHALIPDAEDDLLEGTLERLVRFVFYGRESARIASPRERLEDAEGGSS
- a CDS encoding cation:proton antiporter encodes the protein MTVSSTFSTILLVAAGAFALFAVALLYRVVRGPTTQDRIVAINVVGTNTVIVIALVSVAFGEYGYLDVALVYGLLNFVMSIAVSKISVEWGGVL
- the mnhG gene encoding monovalent cation/H(+) antiporter subunit G; the encoded protein is MTPLEIVATVFVFVGTFFGLVATVGIIRLPDLYSRLHAASKSDTLGSVLSLAGLAIVLGITTESMKLVFLLVFLFVTSPTAAHAIARAAKEEEVEPVGEGEAPWTAGTEEGEP
- the coaBC gene encoding bifunctional phosphopantothenoylcysteine decarboxylase/phosphopantothenate--cysteine ligase CoaBC; this encodes MLADTNVALGVTGSIAAVTTVELAHELRRQGANVRAVTTPGAEGILHPWALQFATDRAPVTEITGAVEHVALCGREGWADVLLIAPATANTVGKIAAAVDDTPVTTCATTALGAGVPVVVAPAMHEPMYDHPGVLDAISTVESWGVDFVDPRIEEGKAKIASEDAIVTATARATTPATLADRHVVVTSGATTESVDPIRTLSNRASGRTGRAVARACYVRGADVTLVHDGPKVPYADVRRVESASEMLDAASSAVRGDGDPADALVSAAAISDFTVETASAKIRSGESLTLDLEPTPKLLDAVRDAHPDLTMVGFKAETSGDDDALLGRARDLRDRVGLAFVVANDATVMGADETRALFVFDERTETYAGSKAGLGGRVADALGAALGDGAP